A window of Thermosynechococcus sp. NK55a contains these coding sequences:
- the rplB gene encoding 50S ribosomal protein L2 — MGIRVYRPYTPGVRQKTVSDFAEITTARPEKSLTRGFKRDKGRNNRGVITSRRRGGGHKRRYRIVDFRRSSKLNIPAKVATVEYDPNRNARIALLHYRDGEKRYIIHPRDLTPGTEIIASPDAPIEVGNALPLGKIPLGTSVHNVEITPGRGAQMVRAAGAMAQVVAKEGDMVTLKLPSGEVRLFRKECYATIGQVGNVEANNISLGKAGRNRWKGRRPKVRGSVMNPVDHPHGGGEGRAPIGRPGPVTPWGKPTLGYKTRKKKKLSDALIVRRRKKSSKRGRGGRQS; from the coding sequence ATGGGCATTCGCGTTTACCGACCCTACACCCCCGGCGTTCGCCAAAAAACTGTTTCTGACTTTGCTGAAATTACCACCGCCAGGCCCGAAAAGTCACTCACCCGTGGCTTCAAGCGCGACAAAGGCCGCAACAATCGCGGTGTGATTACCAGTCGGCGGCGAGGTGGCGGCCACAAGCGTCGCTACCGCATTGTTGATTTTCGCCGCAGCAGCAAGCTCAATATCCCTGCCAAAGTGGCAACCGTGGAGTACGACCCCAACCGCAATGCCCGCATTGCCCTGCTCCACTACCGCGATGGTGAAAAACGCTACATCATCCATCCGCGCGATTTGACCCCCGGCACTGAGATTATTGCCAGTCCCGATGCCCCCATCGAAGTGGGTAACGCCCTTCCCCTGGGCAAAATTCCCTTAGGTACCAGCGTTCACAATGTGGAAATTACCCCCGGTCGCGGTGCGCAAATGGTGCGAGCTGCTGGTGCCATGGCACAGGTGGTGGCCAAGGAAGGTGACATGGTCACCCTCAAGCTTCCTTCGGGGGAAGTGCGGCTCTTCCGTAAGGAGTGCTATGCCACCATTGGCCAAGTGGGGAATGTGGAAGCCAACAACATCAGTTTGGGCAAAGCCGGTCGCAATCGCTGGAAAGGTCGTCGTCCGAAGGTGCGTGGTTCGGTGATGAACCCCGTAGATCACCCCCACGGTGGTGGTGAAGGGCGGGCTCCCATTGGTCGTCCTGGACCTGTTACTCCTTGGGGTAAACCCACCCTTGGCTACAAAACTCGCAAGAAGAAGAAACTCAGTGATGCCCTGATTGTGCGTCGTCGCAAGAAGTCTTCCAAGCGGGGTCGCGGTGGTCGTCAGTCTTAG
- the rpsS gene encoding 30S ribosomal protein S19, with protein MKKGPFVADHLLRKIEALNERNAKEVIKTWSRASTIVPEMIGHTIAVHNGKQHVPVYITEQMVGHKLGEFAPTRNFRSHVKGDKKARH; from the coding sequence ATTAAAAAAGGCCCCTTTGTGGCGGATCATCTCTTACGCAAGATTGAAGCCCTCAATGAGCGCAATGCCAAGGAAGTGATCAAAACGTGGTCGCGTGCCTCAACAATTGTGCCAGAAATGATTGGCCACACGATCGCTGTCCACAACGGCAAACAGCATGTGCCCGTGTACATCACTGAGCAAATGGTGGGGCACAAACTGGGGGAATTTGCCCCCACCCGCAACTTCCGCAGTCATGTTAAGGGCGATAAAAAAGCCCGCCATTGA
- the rplV gene encoding 50S ribosomal protein L22 yields the protein MVSTSSPTARACAKYVRMSPHKVRRVLDQLRGRTYRDALIMLRFMPYRACEPITKVLRSAAANATHNLGLDPATLVISQAYADQGPCLKRFRPRAQGRAYQIRKPTCHITIAVAPQNTADES from the coding sequence ATGGTTTCTACCTCTTCTCCTACTGCCCGTGCCTGCGCCAAGTATGTCCGCATGTCACCCCACAAAGTGCGGCGGGTACTAGATCAACTGCGGGGTCGCACCTACCGCGATGCCCTCATTATGCTGCGCTTTATGCCCTATCGTGCCTGTGAGCCGATTACGAAGGTCCTGCGATCGGCGGCAGCCAATGCCACCCACAATTTAGGCTTAGATCCGGCCACCTTGGTGATTAGTCAGGCCTATGCCGATCAAGGGCCTTGCCTGAAGCGGTTCCGCCCCCGTGCCCAAGGTCGCGCTTACCAAATTCGCAAACCCACCTGCCACATCACGATTGCTGTGGCGCCCCAAAACACTGCTGACGAATCGTAG
- the rpsC gene encoding 30S ribosomal protein S3: MGQKIHPIGFRLGITQEHRSRWFADSDRYPELLQEDHRIRTFINKQLANAGIAEVRIERKADQVELQIRTARPGVVVGKGGQGIEELRKQLRQMLPSNRTIKVNVVEVSRVDAEASLLAEYITQQLERRVAFRRAVRQAIQRAQRAGIEGIKVQVAGRLNGAEIARTEWTREGRVPLHTLRADIDYAYRTARTIYGILGVKVWIFKGEVLPGQTEAVPREATRRSPQRRLPQFENRSN; encoded by the coding sequence GTGGGACAGAAGATTCACCCAATTGGCTTTCGCCTTGGCATTACCCAAGAACATCGCTCCCGCTGGTTCGCCGATAGCGATCGCTATCCCGAGCTTTTGCAGGAGGATCACCGCATCCGCACGTTTATTAACAAGCAACTGGCCAATGCTGGCATTGCTGAAGTGCGCATTGAGCGCAAAGCGGATCAAGTGGAGCTGCAAATTCGCACCGCCCGTCCCGGTGTCGTCGTTGGCAAAGGCGGCCAAGGGATTGAGGAACTGCGCAAGCAACTGCGGCAGATGCTTCCTAGTAACCGCACAATCAAAGTCAACGTGGTGGAAGTCAGCCGAGTGGATGCTGAGGCCAGCCTCTTGGCGGAATACATCACTCAGCAACTAGAGCGACGGGTAGCCTTCCGAAGGGCCGTGCGCCAAGCTATTCAGCGGGCGCAGCGAGCAGGTATTGAGGGGATCAAAGTCCAAGTGGCCGGTCGCCTGAATGGGGCAGAAATTGCCCGCACCGAGTGGACACGGGAAGGGCGAGTTCCCCTGCATACCCTAAGGGCAGACATTGACTATGCCTACCGCACAGCCCGCACGATCTACGGCATTTTGGGTGTGAAGGTGTGGATCTTTAAGGGCGAAGTTCTGCCGGGACAAACGGAAGCAGTTCCACGGGAAGCCACTCGCCGTAGCCCGCAGCGCCGTCTACCCCAATTTGAAAATCGCTCTAACTAA
- the rplP gene encoding 50S ribosomal protein L16 encodes MLSPKRTKFRKQQRGRMTGVASRGNSIHFGDYALQALEPAWITARQIEAGRRAMTRYIRRGGKIWIRIFPDKPVTMRPAETRMGSGKGSPEYWVAVVKPGRIMYEIAGVTEEVAREAMRLAAYKMPIKTRFLVRNQEEQQQEG; translated from the coding sequence ATGCTAAGTCCAAAGCGTACAAAATTTCGCAAACAGCAGCGGGGTCGCATGACGGGAGTTGCCAGTCGCGGTAACTCCATCCATTTTGGTGACTATGCTCTTCAAGCCCTTGAACCTGCTTGGATCACCGCACGGCAAATTGAAGCCGGCCGTCGCGCCATGACCCGCTATATCCGCCGCGGTGGCAAAATCTGGATTCGCATTTTCCCCGACAAACCCGTGACGATGCGGCCTGCAGAAACACGGATGGGGTCAGGGAAAGGGTCACCGGAGTACTGGGTGGCAGTGGTCAAACCCGGTCGCATTATGTATGAAATTGCCGGTGTGACAGAGGAGGTTGCTCGCGAAGCCATGCGCCTTGCTGCCTACAAAATGCCGATCAAGACCCGTTTTCTGGTGCGCAATCAAGAAGAGCAACAACAGGAGGGTTAA
- the rpmC gene encoding 50S ribosomal protein L29 has protein sequence MALTKMKDLRQLSDQELSDRIAAIKKELFDLRFKKATRQEVKPHQFKHLRHELAQLLTLENERRRSGGQG, from the coding sequence ATGGCACTGACGAAAATGAAAGACCTGCGGCAACTGAGTGATCAAGAGCTGAGCGATCGCATTGCCGCGATTAAGAAAGAACTCTTTGATCTGCGCTTCAAAAAAGCCACCCGTCAAGAGGTCAAGCCCCATCAATTTAAACATCTGCGCCACGAGTTGGCACAGCTTTTAACCCTTGAGAATGAACGTCGCCGCAGTGGAGGCCAAGGCTAA